Proteins encoded by one window of Musa acuminata AAA Group cultivar baxijiao chromosome BXJ2-9, Cavendish_Baxijiao_AAA, whole genome shotgun sequence:
- the LOC135623792 gene encoding probable aquaporin TIP2-2: MAGIAFGRFDDSFSVGTLKAYLAEFISTLLFVFAGVGSAIAYNKLTSSAALDPAGLVAIAVCHGFALFVAVSVGANISGGHVNPAVTFGLALGGQITILTGIFYWVAQLLGAVVGAFLVKFATGLDTPTHGLGDGVGAGEAVVMEIIITFALVYTVYATAADPKKGSLGTIAPIAIGFIVGANILAAGPFSGGSMNPARSFGPAVASGNFSDLWIYWVGPLIGGGIAGLVYTYAYMCSDHQPLPQ, from the exons ATGGCCGGCATCGCCTTTGGGCGCTTTGACGACTCTTTCAGTGTCGGCACACTCAAAGCCTACCTCGCCGAGTTCATCTCCACTCTTCTCTTCGTCTTCGCCGGGGTCGGATCAGCTATCGCTTACA ACAAGCTGACGTCGAGCGCAGCTTTGGATCCTGCCGGGCTGGTCGCGATCGCTGTTTGCCATGGTTTCGCGCTCTTCGTGGCGGTGTCGGTCGGCGCCAATATCTCCGGCGGCCACGTGAATCCGGCGGTCACCTTCGGGCTGGCTCTGGGAGGCCAGATTACCATCCTCACTGGGATCTTCTACTGGGTCGCGCAGTTGCTTGGAGCTGTCGTTGGAGCTTTTCTCGTCAAGTTCGCGACAGGACTG GACACCCCCACCCATGGCCTGGGAGACGGAGTGGGAGCAGGAGAGGCGGTGGTGATGGAGATCATCATCACGTTCGCCCTCGTGTACACGGTGTACGCGACGGCGGCCGACCCGAAGAAGGGCTCGCTCGGCACCATCGCCCCCATAGCCATCGGCTTCATCGTCGGCGCCAACATCCTCGCGGCGGGCCCCTTCTCCGGAGGGTCGATGAACCCGGCGCGCTCCTTCGGGCCGGCCGTCGCCAGCGGGAACTTCTCCGACCTCTGGATCTACTGGGTCGGTCCCCTCATCGGTGGCGGCATCGCCGGGCTGGTGTACACCTACGCCTACATGTGCTCAGACCACCAGCCACTCCCTCAGTGA